From a region of the Impatiens glandulifera chromosome 4, dImpGla2.1, whole genome shotgun sequence genome:
- the LOC124937110 gene encoding mini zinc finger protein 3-like has translation MVRKEHMNNSLVVRRIRYVECQKNHAANMGGYAVDGCREFMAGGESNAPLICAACGCHRNFHRKEETSEVVGAS, from the coding sequence ATGGTTAGAAAGGAACATATGAACAACAGTTTGGTTGTTCGGAGAATCCGATACGTTGAATGTCAGAAGAATCATGCGGCGAATATGGGCGGTTATGCCGTTGATGGGTGTCGGGAATTTATGGCCGGCGGCGAAAGCAACGCTCCACTAATATGCGCTGCGTGTGGTTGTCATCGGAACTTTCATCGGAAAGAGGAAACTTCCGAGGTAGTTGGTgcttcttaa
- the LOC124935574 gene encoding probable arabinosyltransferase ARAD1, with protein sequence MSHHHLPSRFLKCLIIISIFISFSSLLTLLQLTHNNNTTLTVDTTRFSSSSFIQTREKNITVSYNRKQFPLLKVYMYDLPPEFHFGLLGWKGNVNQIWPNISNMNHIPKYPGGLNSQHSIEYWLTLDLLSITSHTSIRVFDSSQADVFFVPFFSSLSYNKHSIRRGRSRFSLNKILQNRLVGFLRSRKEWKRFNGRNHLIVAHHPNSMRETRRKLGSSMFVLADLGRYSEDVANIEKDVIAPYKHMVKTIDPNLSLPFEKRTTLVYFQGAILRKNDGAIRHELFYLLKDEKDVHFSFGTTEFNGINLASKGMAASKFCLNIAGDTPSSNRLFDAIASHCVPVIISDEIELPFEDVLDYSEFCIFVLASDASKEGFILNLLRGVNREEWTGMWVKLKSVAKHFEYGYPTVRGDAVNMVWDAVWRKKYSIFMNNHRNNRYQRFRFF encoded by the exons atgtctcatcatcatcttccttCAAGATTTCTCAAATGTCTCATTATCATTTCAATCTTTATATCATTCTCATCCTTACTCACCCTTCTTCAACTCACTCACAATAACAATACAACATTAACTGTCGACACAACaagattttcatcttcttcattcatcCAAACCCGAGAAAAGAACATAACAGTTAGTTATAACAGAAAACAGTTTCCTTTACTTAAGGTTTACATGTATGACTTACCCCCTGAATTTCACTTTGGTCTATTAGGTTGGAAAGGAAATGTAAACCAAATATGGCCAAACATTAGTAACATGAATCACATTCCCAAATATCCAGGAGGGTTAAATTCACAACATAGTATTGAATATTGGCTTACTCTAGATCTCTTATCAATAACTTCACATACTAGTATTAGAGTTTTCGATTCGAGTCAAGCTGATGTGTTCTTTGTCCCATTCTTCTCCTCGTTGAGTTACAACAAACATTCCATTCGTCGAGGAAGATCTAGATTTAGCTTGAACAAGATTTTGCAAAACAGATTGGTCGGTTTCTTAAGGAGTAGGAAAGAATGGAAGCGATTTAATGGGAGGAATCATTTGATCGTGGCGCATCATCCTAATAGCATGAGGGAAACGAGGAGAAAACTCGGATCATCCATGTTTGTTTTAGCGGATTTGGGAAGATATTCAGAAGATGTAGCCAATATTGAAAAGGATGTAATTGCTCCTTATAAACATATGGTGAAAACAATTGATCCTAACTTATCTTTGCCATTTGAAAAGAGGACTACATTGGTTTATTTTCAAGGTGCAATTTTAAGGAAAAAT GATGGAGCAATTCGACACGAGCTATTTTACCTTTTGAAAGATGAAAAAGATGTTCACTTCTCATTTGGAACGACTGAATTTAATGGAATAAACTTGGCGAGTAAAGGCATGGCTGCGTCGAAATTTTGCTTAAATATAGCAGGGGACACTCCATCTTCGAACCGTTTATTTGATGCAATCGCTAGCCATTGTGTACCTGTAATAATTAGCGACGAAATCGAGCTTCCTTTTGAAGATGTATTGGATTATTCGGAGTTTTGTATATTTGTTCTAGCTTCGGATGCTTCCAAGGAAGGTTTCATTTTAAATCTTCTAAGAGGGGTAAACAGGGAAGAATGGACAGGAATGTGGGTGAAATTGAAGAGCGTTGCGAAACATTTTGAATATGGTTATCCCACGGTTCGTGGGGATGCGGTTAATATGGTTTGGGACGCGGTTTGGAGGAAAAAATACTCGATTTTTATGAATAATCATAGGAACAATAGGTACCAAAGAtttcgatttttttaa